The following are encoded in a window of Roseimaritima ulvae genomic DNA:
- a CDS encoding FAD-dependent oxidoreductase: MILVVALAATAGAVTKPLSAAEPEVYDVVVYGGTAGGIAAAIQVKRMGGSVVVIEPSRRIGGLTTGGLGQTDIGNKAAIGGIAREFYQNIARYYQQPENWKWQRREQYRSGGQSRTADGEATQWTFEPSAALAVLQDMVDQHQVPVVYNQRLDRSGSRHSGEVGSGVEKQGTTIKSIRMESGQVFRGRCFIDATYEGDLFATAGAAYTVGREANATYGETLNGVQTQRAIHHQFMPGVDPYVRKGDPSSGLLPGIDPDGPGQEGGSDARVQAYCFRACLTDHPENRISFAKPADYDPLMYELLLRNFEAGQGGFPVINSQMPNRKTDTNNRTGVSTDFIGQNYDYPEASYEQRERIIERHRSYIQGLFWTMANHPRVPEATRRIVSRWGTCKDEFEREDGWQQQLYIREARRLVGSLVMTQHHCQGRQTAEDSVGMAAYTMDSHNVQRYVDEAGHVRNEGDVQVGGFPPYPISYRSLLPKSDECSNLLVPVSLSASHIAFGSIRMEPVFMVLGQSAATAAMQSIEAEQALHDIDYGKLRTRLLADKQVLNRDVSMLPANAIAADSLKGIVIDNVEAKVTGVWSTGHVVGPFVGLGYLHDGDAAKGDLSVSFSGKIEKAGRYAVRVSYSTHSNRATNVPVTVQAGGETTPFTVNQRKAPGRDGFATLAEVQCKPGPVTVTVSNKDTNGYVIVDAVQLLPLSP; encoded by the coding sequence ATGATCCTGGTTGTAGCCTTGGCGGCCACAGCCGGAGCGGTGACAAAACCGTTGTCAGCGGCGGAACCGGAAGTCTATGACGTGGTCGTGTATGGCGGTACCGCCGGCGGAATCGCGGCCGCCATCCAAGTCAAACGGATGGGTGGATCGGTGGTCGTGATCGAACCCTCACGGCGGATTGGCGGGCTGACCACCGGCGGGCTGGGGCAAACCGATATCGGCAACAAAGCCGCGATCGGCGGCATCGCGCGAGAGTTCTATCAAAACATCGCTCGGTACTATCAGCAGCCGGAAAACTGGAAATGGCAACGCCGCGAGCAGTACCGCAGCGGAGGCCAGAGTCGCACCGCCGATGGCGAAGCCACGCAGTGGACCTTCGAACCCTCCGCGGCGTTGGCGGTTTTGCAAGACATGGTCGACCAACATCAGGTGCCCGTCGTCTACAACCAGCGACTTGACCGCAGCGGCAGTCGCCACAGCGGCGAAGTGGGAAGCGGCGTGGAAAAACAGGGCACCACCATCAAATCGATCCGCATGGAAAGCGGCCAAGTCTTTCGGGGACGCTGTTTTATTGACGCCACCTACGAGGGCGACCTGTTTGCCACCGCCGGAGCGGCGTATACCGTGGGCCGTGAAGCCAACGCGACCTACGGCGAAACACTTAATGGCGTGCAAACCCAACGCGCCATCCATCACCAATTTATGCCCGGCGTCGATCCCTATGTTCGCAAAGGAGATCCGTCCAGCGGCCTGCTTCCGGGCATCGATCCGGATGGTCCCGGTCAAGAAGGCGGCAGTGACGCGCGAGTCCAGGCCTACTGCTTCCGGGCTTGCCTGACTGATCACCCGGAAAACCGCATCTCCTTTGCCAAACCGGCAGACTACGACCCGCTGATGTACGAATTGCTGCTGCGGAACTTCGAAGCCGGCCAAGGCGGTTTTCCGGTGATCAATTCGCAGATGCCCAATCGTAAAACCGATACCAATAATCGCACCGGCGTGTCCACCGATTTTATCGGTCAAAACTATGACTACCCCGAAGCCAGTTATGAGCAGCGCGAACGGATCATCGAACGCCACCGGTCCTACATTCAAGGCTTGTTCTGGACGATGGCCAATCATCCGCGCGTCCCGGAGGCCACTCGCCGCATCGTCAGTCGCTGGGGCACCTGCAAGGATGAATTTGAACGCGAAGACGGTTGGCAGCAACAGTTGTATATCCGTGAAGCCAGACGATTGGTGGGCAGTTTGGTGATGACGCAGCATCACTGCCAGGGGCGGCAGACGGCGGAGGATTCCGTGGGCATGGCCGCCTACACGATGGATTCCCACAATGTGCAACGCTACGTCGACGAGGCTGGCCACGTCCGCAACGAAGGGGACGTGCAAGTCGGTGGCTTTCCGCCCTATCCGATTTCCTACCGATCCTTGCTGCCCAAATCCGACGAGTGCTCGAATTTGCTGGTCCCGGTATCGTTGAGCGCCTCGCACATCGCCTTTGGTTCGATTCGCATGGAACCGGTGTTTATGGTCTTGGGGCAATCGGCTGCTACCGCCGCGATGCAATCGATTGAAGCGGAGCAAGCTTTGCACGACATCGACTATGGCAAACTGCGCACGCGCCTGCTGGCGGACAAGCAAGTTCTCAACCGAGATGTCAGCATGCTGCCGGCCAATGCGATTGCTGCCGACAGTTTAAAGGGCATCGTGATCGACAACGTGGAGGCCAAGGTCACCGGTGTCTGGTCGACCGGGCATGTGGTAGGGCCCTTTGTGGGGCTGGGGTACCTGCACGACGGCGACGCCGCCAAGGGCGATCTATCGGTGAGCTTTAGCGGGAAGATCGAAAAGGCCGGTCGCTACGCGGTGCGTGTGTCGTATTCGACGCATTCCAATCGAGCGACCAATGTGCCGGTAACGGTTCAAGCTGGCGGCGAAACGACTCCCTTCACCGTCAACCAACGAAAGGCTCCGGGACGTGACGGGTTCGCCACGCTGGCCGAAGTGCAGTGCAAGCCAGGGCCGGTCACGGTCACGGTTTCCAACAAAGACACCAACGGCTACGTGATCGTCGACGCCGTGCAGTTGCTGCCGCTTTCCCCGTAG
- a CDS encoding CorA family divalent cation transporter, which produces MQYDQQQLTREHNIDVSAIPPLSDAKATWIDIVGLGDKTVVQQVATRFHLRDVADHTLRLVEMMESHRDNCSDLQDLYLSTVSMRTNEVMKVLTIIATIFIPLGFIAGLYGMNFSTTASPWNMPETQWYFGYPFAIAIMLLVALAMLYYFRLKGWIGD; this is translated from the coding sequence ATGCAATACGACCAACAGCAACTGACGCGCGAGCACAATATCGACGTGTCGGCGATTCCACCCCTGTCCGACGCCAAAGCAACCTGGATCGATATCGTGGGCCTGGGTGACAAAACCGTGGTTCAGCAGGTGGCCACGCGATTTCACTTACGCGATGTCGCGGACCACACTCTGCGACTGGTCGAAATGATGGAAAGCCACCGAGACAATTGTTCGGATTTGCAGGACCTGTACCTTTCAACCGTGAGCATGCGGACCAACGAAGTGATGAAGGTGTTGACCATCATCGCCACGATCTTTATTCCGCTGGGCTTCATCGCCGGTCTATACGGGATGAACTTTTCCACCACGGCATCGCCCTGGAATATGCCGGAAACCCAATGGTATTTCGGTTACCCTTTTGCGATCGCGATCATGCTGTTGGTCGCTCTGGCGATGCTGTACTATTTTCGCCTCAAGGGCTGGATCGGCGATTAA
- a CDS encoding universal stress protein, whose product MKNIVLAYDGSSFADEAAAMFAHLPHNERIKLTVLTILEIPLVSGDYSTAAWVADAAARERQLAQEKFVKVEQMFDGANVDLEHHIAEGHAGRTIVEVAADRGADLVVVGARGHSTISRMLLGSTSDYVATHASCSVLVVRPTGLLESKRALRIAIGYNDSPPAQAALEDLLEICQGKDTEVRVLSVACYVLGFYDEMVPDPESIKQEATQAMQRAVEKLKAVNPSTRGVLLEKPHIGDGLVTSTEDIHTDILVIGETPHSAIARLILGSVSRYVLRHATCSVWITRNRALANS is encoded by the coding sequence ATGAAAAACATTGTGTTGGCCTACGACGGTTCGTCCTTTGCAGACGAGGCGGCGGCGATGTTCGCCCACCTGCCTCACAACGAGCGCATCAAGCTGACCGTGCTGACGATTCTGGAAATTCCGCTGGTCAGCGGCGACTATTCCACGGCCGCCTGGGTGGCCGATGCGGCCGCCCGCGAACGTCAGTTGGCGCAGGAAAAATTTGTCAAAGTTGAACAGATGTTCGACGGCGCGAATGTGGATCTGGAACACCACATCGCCGAAGGGCACGCTGGTCGGACGATCGTGGAAGTGGCCGCCGATCGAGGCGCTGACCTGGTCGTCGTGGGGGCTCGAGGCCATTCGACCATCAGCCGCATGCTGCTGGGCAGCACCAGCGACTACGTGGCCACCCACGCATCCTGCAGCGTGTTGGTGGTGCGGCCCACCGGCTTGCTGGAAAGCAAACGAGCGCTGCGAATCGCGATCGGCTACAACGATTCACCGCCCGCCCAAGCCGCTCTGGAAGATCTGTTGGAAATCTGCCAAGGCAAAGATACCGAAGTGCGAGTGCTGTCGGTCGCCTGCTATGTGCTGGGCTTCTACGATGAAATGGTGCCCGACCCGGAATCCATCAAGCAGGAAGCCACCCAGGCTATGCAGCGGGCTGTGGAAAAACTGAAAGCGGTGAATCCGTCGACGCGCGGTGTGTTGTTGGAAAAACCTCACATTGGCGACGGCCTGGTGACCTCGACCGAAGATATCCACACCGACATCCTAGTAATTGGCGAAACGCCGCACTCAGCAATCGCTCGCCTGATCCTCGGCAGTGTCTCGCGTTACGTGCTCCGGCATGCGACCTGTAGCGTGTGGATCACTCGTAATCGTGCCCTGGCCAATTCTTAA
- a CDS encoding YeiH family protein, translated as MKTAEDWWAIWCAALILVVSFAAVWWAQPADLADQLAAGEAVTVGNPLKPWLAKPGGWEGSPVKSLYTPADAESGTTAAHQWRGTLGAFALIGLLFAVAVQIRGQSGWAFLKAFPVVFLLATLAYVMAGHSVVKAYNLEYALWALLVGLVISNTVGTPAFLKPAVQTEFFIKTGLVLLGAEVLMSRLLALGLPGVFVAWVVTPIVLVSTYIFGQKVLKIPSRSLNMVISADMSVCGVSAAIATAASCKAKKEELSLAIGMSLSFTVIMMVVMPAVIKALGMSEVLGGAWLGGTIDATGAVAAAGATLGDRALEVAATVKMIQNILIGVTAFLVAIYWVTYVERDPSGARPGAMEIWYRFPKFVIGFVLASVLFSVLYVQLAAGPELIDAMIKGSTKTLRGWFFCLAFVSIGLETNFRALMPYLRGGKPLILYVCGQTLNLCLTLFMAWLMFRVIFADMIEEMVP; from the coding sequence ATGAAAACCGCCGAGGATTGGTGGGCGATTTGGTGTGCGGCTTTGATTCTGGTGGTCTCCTTCGCGGCTGTTTGGTGGGCCCAGCCTGCCGACTTGGCCGATCAGCTTGCCGCCGGCGAAGCGGTCACCGTCGGCAACCCCTTGAAGCCCTGGCTGGCTAAGCCCGGTGGCTGGGAGGGAAGTCCGGTCAAATCGTTGTACACGCCGGCGGATGCGGAAAGCGGAACCACGGCAGCGCACCAGTGGCGGGGCACGTTGGGAGCGTTTGCGCTGATCGGATTGTTGTTCGCCGTTGCCGTTCAAATCCGCGGACAATCCGGCTGGGCGTTTTTAAAAGCCTTTCCCGTGGTGTTCCTGTTGGCGACCCTGGCCTACGTGATGGCGGGCCATAGTGTCGTCAAAGCCTACAACCTCGAATACGCGCTGTGGGCGCTGTTGGTTGGGTTGGTGATCAGCAACACCGTCGGTACGCCCGCGTTTCTCAAGCCCGCCGTGCAGACCGAATTTTTCATCAAGACCGGGTTGGTGCTGTTGGGCGCCGAGGTGTTGATGAGCCGGTTGTTGGCGCTGGGGTTGCCCGGGGTGTTCGTGGCCTGGGTGGTCACGCCGATCGTGTTGGTCAGCACTTATATCTTTGGGCAGAAGGTTTTGAAGATTCCCTCGCGCTCGCTGAATATGGTGATCTCCGCCGACATGTCGGTGTGCGGCGTTTCGGCGGCCATCGCCACGGCCGCGTCCTGTAAAGCCAAGAAAGAAGAACTGTCCTTGGCGATCGGCATGTCGTTGTCATTTACCGTAATCATGATGGTGGTGATGCCGGCGGTGATCAAAGCCCTGGGGATGAGCGAAGTTTTGGGTGGTGCCTGGTTGGGCGGCACCATCGACGCGACCGGGGCGGTGGCTGCGGCCGGAGCCACGCTGGGCGACCGAGCCCTGGAAGTCGCCGCCACGGTGAAAATGATTCAAAACATCCTGATTGGCGTGACGGCCTTCCTGGTTGCCATCTATTGGGTCACCTACGTCGAACGCGATCCTTCGGGGGCACGCCCTGGAGCGATGGAGATCTGGTATCGCTTTCCCAAGTTCGTGATCGGGTTTGTGCTGGCCTCGGTGCTGTTCTCGGTGCTGTACGTCCAGCTTGCCGCTGGTCCGGAACTGATCGACGCGATGATCAAAGGGTCGACCAAAACGCTGCGTGGTTGGTTCTTCTGTTTGGCTTTTGTAAGTATTGGATTGGAAACTAATTTCCGCGCTTTGATGCCGTACCTGCGTGGTGGTAAACCCTTGATCCTGTATGTTTGCGGCCAGACGCTGAATCTGTGTTTGACGCTGTTTATGGCGTGGCTGATGTTCCGCGTGATCTTTGCCGACATGATCGAGGAAATGGTGCCCTAG
- a CDS encoding class I SAM-dependent methyltransferase, which yields MNDPAARGYDRLAPWYQTLERMRFGGGLQRARVALLTDLPHCQHALFIGDGDGRLLQAFAVQQPQCRVTSIDISSRMLDRQRQRLGRRCAFAEEPQVRWVQADIRRCDISPQRYDLIVTAFHLDCFPEEEVGRLVERLEAALREQGCWYVVDFAIPRGGWRRLWARFWTAMMIAFFRWQTALATSSLPDVRQVFADRGWTVKGQRVSRGGMLYSVLLRRPSRTGPQVGDG from the coding sequence ATGAACGATCCGGCCGCGCGGGGCTACGACCGGCTGGCACCGTGGTATCAAACGCTTGAACGGATGCGGTTTGGCGGCGGCTTGCAGCGAGCCCGCGTCGCTCTGTTGACGGACTTGCCGCACTGCCAGCACGCGTTGTTTATCGGCGACGGGGATGGTCGGCTGTTGCAAGCCTTCGCCGTGCAGCAGCCGCAATGCCGTGTGACCAGCATCGACATCAGTTCGCGGATGCTGGACCGGCAGCGGCAACGACTTGGCCGGCGTTGCGCGTTTGCGGAGGAGCCTCAGGTTCGCTGGGTGCAGGCGGATATTCGTCGCTGCGACATCTCGCCGCAGCGGTACGACTTGATCGTCACGGCGTTTCATCTGGATTGTTTTCCCGAGGAAGAAGTCGGGCGGTTGGTGGAGCGATTGGAAGCGGCGCTGCGCGAACAAGGCTGTTGGTATGTGGTTGATTTCGCGATTCCCAGAGGCGGCTGGCGGCGGCTTTGGGCGAGGTTTTGGACCGCCATGATGATCGCGTTCTTTCGTTGGCAAACCGCTCTAGCGACGTCTTCGCTGCCGGATGTGCGGCAAGTGTTTGCGGATCGTGGGTGGACCGTGAAGGGCCAACGGGTGAGTCGCGGTGGGATGCTGTATTCGGTATTGCTACGTCGTCCCTCACGAACTGGTCCCCAAGTGGGAGACGGCTGA
- a CDS encoding AAA family ATPase — MTASSSTRDQIAELTRQIDQQSEPFRQIVTQINQVLVGQEQLVHRMLVGLLAGGHLLIEGVPGLAKTTAVSSLAKAIHTDFQRLQFTPDLLPADLIGTLVYRPQDQTFVVQKGPIFSNLILADEINRAPAKVQSALLEAMQERQVTIGTETFPLAQPFLVMATQNPIEQEGTYQLPEAQTDRFMLKVIVDYPSRDEELLILQRMSKTSPTFDIQAVTSPEEIMAARRLIDEVYVDEKVQHYVVDLVMATRTPEAYGLQLGELIQFGGSPRATINLTLAAKANAFLAGRGYVTPQDVRELALDVLRHRVMVTYEAEAEDRTSASIVSEILNHIPMP, encoded by the coding sequence ATGACCGCTTCTTCTTCGACCCGCGACCAAATCGCGGAACTAACCCGGCAAATCGACCAGCAGAGTGAGCCGTTTCGCCAGATTGTCACCCAGATCAATCAGGTGCTGGTCGGACAAGAACAATTGGTGCATCGAATGTTGGTGGGACTGCTAGCAGGCGGGCACCTGCTGATCGAAGGCGTCCCGGGACTGGCCAAAACCACGGCCGTGTCCAGCTTGGCCAAAGCCATCCATACCGATTTCCAGCGTCTGCAATTCACGCCCGATCTGTTGCCGGCCGACTTGATCGGCACCTTGGTCTATCGGCCCCAAGACCAAACCTTCGTAGTCCAGAAGGGCCCTATTTTTTCTAACTTAATTCTGGCCGACGAGATCAACCGGGCGCCGGCCAAGGTGCAGAGCGCTCTGCTGGAAGCGATGCAGGAACGCCAGGTGACAATCGGCACCGAAACCTTTCCGCTGGCCCAACCGTTTTTGGTAATGGCCACGCAAAACCCGATCGAGCAAGAAGGCACGTACCAGTTGCCCGAAGCTCAAACCGACCGCTTTATGCTGAAAGTCATCGTGGACTATCCCAGCCGCGACGAAGAGCTGCTGATCTTGCAGCGGATGAGCAAAACGTCCCCCACGTTTGATATCCAAGCCGTCACCTCGCCCGAAGAAATCATGGCCGCGCGTCGGCTGATCGACGAGGTCTACGTGGACGAAAAAGTGCAACACTACGTGGTCGATTTGGTGATGGCAACGCGGACCCCGGAAGCCTACGGATTGCAGTTGGGTGAATTGATTCAGTTCGGCGGTTCGCCCCGCGCCACGATCAACCTGACGCTGGCGGCGAAAGCCAATGCGTTCCTGGCCGGCCGCGGTTATGTGACTCCCCAGGACGTCCGCGAGCTCGCCCTGGATGTGCTCCGCCATCGCGTTATGGTCACCTATGAAGCCGAAGCGGAGGACCGTACTAGCGCCTCGATCGTAAGTGAAATACTGAACCACATCCCCATGCCGTAA
- a CDS encoding DUF58 domain-containing protein, whose translation MIPREMLRKIRRIQIRTSHQVDELLAGNWHSAFKGRGIEFEEVRPYQVGDDVRAIDWNVTARSDQPFVKLFREERELAVHLLVDLSRSQNLGTHKQTKRDLVAELGALLAMSAIKNNDKVGLTLFTDKIEKTVPARKGSRHVLRLIRELLYCEPIGTGTRLTQGIEYFHRTAARRSVAFLISDFQDEGYEKTLKVAARKHDIIPVVVQDRREAEMPNVGLVRLQDAETGQMVLLDTASRTARARYAELHRQQAAERDRLFSRLRLSPIHLETGGDVVEPLRRYFHQRETRR comes from the coding sequence ATGATTCCTCGCGAAATGCTCCGCAAAATCCGCCGCATTCAAATTCGCACCTCCCATCAGGTGGACGAATTACTGGCGGGCAATTGGCACTCGGCCTTCAAAGGTCGAGGGATCGAATTCGAAGAGGTGCGTCCCTATCAGGTGGGCGACGATGTACGCGCCATCGATTGGAATGTGACCGCCCGCAGCGACCAACCGTTTGTGAAACTGTTCCGCGAAGAACGCGAGTTGGCCGTGCACCTGTTGGTCGACCTCAGCCGCTCGCAGAACCTCGGTACCCACAAGCAAACCAAACGAGATCTGGTGGCCGAACTGGGAGCTTTGTTGGCGATGTCCGCGATCAAAAACAACGACAAAGTTGGCCTCACGCTGTTCACCGACAAAATCGAAAAGACCGTGCCGGCTCGCAAGGGATCGCGACACGTGCTGCGATTGATTCGCGAATTGCTGTACTGCGAACCCATCGGAACCGGCACTCGACTGACGCAGGGCATTGAATATTTTCACCGCACGGCGGCCCGTCGCAGCGTGGCCTTTCTGATCAGCGATTTCCAAGACGAAGGATACGAAAAAACATTAAAAGTGGCGGCTCGTAAACACGACATCATTCCCGTGGTCGTGCAAGATCGACGCGAAGCGGAAATGCCCAACGTGGGACTGGTGCGTTTGCAAGACGCAGAAACCGGTCAGATGGTCCTGCTGGATACCGCCAGCCGCACCGCCCGGGCTCGATACGCGGAATTGCATCGCCAGCAAGCCGCCGAGCGGGATCGCCTGTTTAGCCGCTTGCGTCTTTCGCCCATCCACCTGGAAACCGGAGGCGACGTGGTGGAACCGCTGCGACGCTACTTTCACCAACGCGAAACCCGACGATGA
- a CDS encoding VWA domain-containing protein, translating to MFHSAWYLLLLLLVPLLAWRLFAPRQHPAIRFSGVKAMQQIPPTLRQRLRWLPAALTLAAVVVLIVALARPRLGQEQTVSETEGIAIEMLVDRSGSMQAMDFQLDGEPVDRLTAVKKVAAAFVTGQDDAIDDLAGRFSDLVGLISFAGYADGLTPPTLDHGFLVAQLNATQIAQSRSEDGTAIGDAVSLAVEKLNALDTRQTQKVKSKIIILLTDGENNAGQVDPIQAAELAETMGIKVYTIGVGTKGRAPIPVTDMFGRRQMRWMPVNIDEETLQQMASITGGKYFRATDTDSLKNIYAEIDKLEKTKVETNHFVDYRELAVQPLQTRWLTVPPLLWIAFGLLATRWLLQQTWLRELT from the coding sequence ATGTTTCATTCCGCCTGGTACCTCCTGCTGTTATTGTTGGTCCCCCTGCTAGCCTGGCGACTGTTCGCGCCGCGCCAACACCCGGCGATCCGCTTCAGCGGCGTCAAAGCGATGCAGCAGATTCCGCCCACGCTGCGCCAGCGACTTCGCTGGTTGCCGGCCGCCCTGACGCTGGCCGCCGTGGTGGTCTTGATCGTGGCGTTGGCTCGTCCCCGGCTCGGGCAAGAACAAACGGTTTCGGAAACCGAAGGCATCGCCATCGAAATGCTGGTCGACCGCAGCGGCAGTATGCAGGCCATGGATTTCCAATTGGACGGGGAGCCCGTTGATCGTTTGACAGCGGTCAAAAAGGTGGCCGCCGCGTTTGTGACCGGCCAGGACGATGCAATCGACGATCTTGCCGGACGGTTCAGCGATCTGGTCGGCTTGATCTCGTTCGCCGGATACGCCGACGGCCTTACCCCACCCACGCTCGATCACGGTTTCCTGGTCGCGCAACTAAACGCCACTCAAATCGCTCAGTCTCGCAGTGAAGATGGTACGGCGATCGGCGACGCGGTTTCTTTGGCGGTTGAAAAGCTGAACGCGTTGGACACCCGCCAAACCCAGAAAGTGAAAAGCAAAATCATCATCCTACTGACCGACGGCGAAAACAATGCCGGTCAGGTCGATCCGATTCAAGCCGCCGAATTGGCCGAGACCATGGGCATCAAGGTCTACACGATTGGGGTCGGCACCAAAGGCCGCGCGCCGATCCCCGTCACCGACATGTTCGGTCGCCGGCAGATGCGTTGGATGCCGGTCAATATCGACGAAGAAACCCTGCAACAAATGGCTTCAATTACCGGCGGAAAATACTTTCGCGCCACCGACACCGATTCATTAAAAAACATCTATGCGGAAATCGACAAGCTGGAAAAAACCAAAGTCGAGACCAACCATTTTGTCGACTATCGCGAACTGGCCGTCCAACCGCTGCAGACCCGCTGGCTGACCGTCCCGCCACTGCTGTGGATCGCCTTTGGGCTATTGGCAACCCGTTGGCTATTGCAACAAACCTGGCTGCGAGAACTGACATGA
- a CDS encoding VWA domain-containing protein, translated as MNDIQFGNPDSLYLLAVVALGLVAVVVAAAARRRAANRFASAELRGRLFPTATGSRHWISAILISVCLTMMAIACADIRWGKTWREVPQKGIELMFVLDVSRSMLAEDVSPNRLSRAKQQIKDIVDELAGDRIGLISFAGTTRQSVPLTSHYEDFKQTLDSVGPHSVRSGGSRLGDAISAAADAFISKTNQHKVIVIFTDGEDQESQPIEIATRLHQEQGIRVFTVGLGDTDQGARIPEQDPQRGTPTGGFVQYNGQQVWSKMNGTVLRQVAEASNGAYIPAGTRRVNMADVYHRFIANVPQTEFETAKINAYVARYQWFAAPALLLLLLEIGYTSFRNMRTSSRAAKPAALIVLALLPLASAASASAEPPAVDPQAAALNAGNALVREGKFDQAIEHFQNIKPQPLLRNQRNYNLAVAQYRNGDIAAAKSLFADVASGQDAALAARSRYNLGNCFYADAVQSAEQDPQAAIAALQTAIEHYRGTLRANPQHADARANLELAANWLRELNQPREEQPQKEQPQQEPPQENMEQGEDQQDEENQGQEQQQQDQQQQQDQQQGQENSGGESNQAEGEPGDQQEGEGEGENKSEREGEREGDTETESENDSGAGQLNDRESEGKQQAASPSEAMPDGQSLGQNDADASQAEPSEAPQGELTAADQEQTEPAMAGQPAEDSQSVRMTREEALKMLQAVRDRDMLRRLQHERSERSRRQIVDRDW; from the coding sequence ATGAACGACATCCAATTCGGCAATCCCGACAGCCTGTACCTATTGGCTGTGGTGGCCCTCGGCTTGGTCGCGGTGGTGGTCGCCGCCGCGGCCCGTCGCCGTGCCGCCAACCGGTTTGCCAGCGCTGAACTGCGGGGGCGGCTGTTTCCTACCGCCACGGGCTCGCGGCACTGGATCTCGGCGATCTTGATCTCTGTCTGCCTGACCATGATGGCCATCGCCTGTGCCGATATCCGCTGGGGCAAGACCTGGCGGGAGGTCCCTCAAAAGGGCATCGAGCTGATGTTCGTCCTGGACGTTTCACGCAGCATGCTGGCCGAAGACGTTTCGCCCAATCGGCTGTCCCGAGCCAAGCAACAGATCAAAGACATTGTCGATGAACTGGCCGGCGACCGCATCGGCCTGATCAGCTTTGCCGGCACCACGCGACAGTCCGTGCCGCTGACCAGCCACTACGAAGATTTTAAACAGACACTGGACTCGGTCGGGCCGCATTCGGTTCGCAGTGGCGGTTCGCGGTTGGGGGACGCGATTTCGGCCGCCGCCGACGCCTTTATAAGCAAGACCAACCAACACAAGGTGATCGTGATTTTTACCGATGGCGAAGACCAGGAAAGCCAACCGATCGAAATCGCCACCCGCCTGCACCAGGAACAAGGCATCCGTGTGTTCACCGTCGGCCTGGGCGACACCGATCAAGGTGCACGGATTCCCGAACAGGACCCGCAACGAGGCACGCCGACCGGAGGATTTGTGCAATACAACGGACAACAGGTATGGTCCAAAATGAACGGCACCGTACTGCGACAGGTGGCCGAAGCCAGTAACGGTGCCTACATCCCGGCCGGCACGCGCCGCGTGAACATGGCCGACGTCTACCATCGCTTCATCGCCAACGTGCCCCAAACCGAATTTGAAACCGCCAAAATTAACGCCTACGTCGCCCGCTACCAATGGTTCGCCGCTCCCGCGCTGCTGCTGTTGCTGTTGGAGATCGGCTACACGAGCTTCCGAAACATGCGAACTTCATCTCGCGCCGCAAAACCCGCCGCACTGATCGTTTTGGCCCTGCTGCCCCTGGCCTCCGCAGCGTCCGCCTCGGCAGAACCGCCTGCGGTCGATCCTCAAGCGGCCGCCCTGAACGCCGGCAACGCTCTGGTGCGAGAAGGTAAATTTGACCAAGCGATCGAACACTTCCAAAACATCAAACCACAACCGCTCCTGCGCAACCAACGCAACTATAACCTGGCCGTTGCCCAGTACCGCAACGGCGATATCGCGGCCGCCAAGAGTTTGTTCGCGGACGTGGCCAGCGGACAAGACGCCGCGTTGGCAGCCCGCAGTCGCTACAACTTGGGCAACTGCTTCTATGCGGACGCCGTCCAATCCGCCGAACAAGATCCACAAGCCGCCATCGCGGCGTTGCAAACCGCCATCGAACACTACCGCGGCACCTTGCGAGCCAACCCTCAACATGCCGACGCCAGAGCGAACCTGGAATTGGCTGCAAACTGGTTGCGGGAGTTGAATCAACCCCGAGAAGAACAGCCGCAAAAAGAACAACCGCAGCAAGAACCACCACAGGAGAATATGGAACAAGGAGAAGACCAACAGGACGAGGAGAACCAAGGCCAAGAACAACAGCAGCAAGACCAACAACAGCAGCAGGACCAACAACAAGGACAGGAAAACAGCGGCGGGGAGAGTAACCAAGCCGAAGGCGAGCCGGGGGACCAACAAGAGGGCGAGGGCGAAGGTGAAAACAAGTCCGAGCGTGAAGGCGAACGCGAAGGTGACACGGAAACGGAAAGCGAAAACGACAGCGGGGCAGGGCAGCTGAACGATCGCGAGTCAGAGGGAAAACAGCAGGCCGCGTCCCCGAGTGAAGCGATGCCGGATGGTCAATCGCTTGGTCAGAACGATGCGGATGCAAGCCAAGCGGAACCGTCCGAGGCGCCGCAGGGCGAATTAACGGCAGCCGATCAGGAGCAGACGGAACCAGCTATGGCCGGACAGCCCGCGGAAGATTCCCAGAGCGTCCGCATGACACGTGAAGAAGCTCTCAAAATGCTGCAAGCCGTCCGAGACCGCGACATGCTCCGCCGCTTGCAACACGAACGATCCGAACGCAGTCGAAGACAGATTGTCGATCGCGACTGGTAA